A portion of the Bacillus sp. es.034 genome contains these proteins:
- the rpsK gene encoding 30S ribosomal protein S11 — MARKTNTRKRRVKKNIEAGIAHIRSTFNNTIVTITDVHGNAVAWSSAGSLGFRGSRKSTPFAAQMAAETAAKASQEHGLKTLEVTVKGPGAGREAAIRALQAAGLEVTAIRDVTPVPHNGCRPPKRRRV; from the coding sequence ATGGCACGTAAAACTAATACTCGTAAACGTCGTGTGAAAAAGAATATCGAAGCTGGTATTGCACACATTCGTTCTACATTCAATAACACAATCGTAACTATTACTGATGTTCACGGAAATGCTGTTGCATGGTCAAGTGCAGGTTCACTAGGATTCAGAGGTTCTCGTAAATCCACTCCATTCGCAGCACAAATGGCAGCTGAAACAGCAGCTAAAGCTTCTCAGGAACATGGTTTAAAGACTCTTGAAGTAACAGTTAAAGGTCCTGGTGCTGGTCGTGAAGCAGCTATCCGTGCTCTTCAAGCAGCAGGTCTAGAAGTTACTGCAATCAGAGACGTTACTCCAGTTCCTCATAATGGATGCCGTCCACCAAAACGTCGCCGCGTTTAA
- the rpsM gene encoding 30S ribosomal protein S13: MARIAGVDIPRDKRVVISLTYIYGIGKNTAAKILSEAGVSEDTRVRDLTDDELGKIRDIVDKLKVEGDLRREVSLNIKRLMEIGSYRGLRHRRGLPVRGQHTKNNARTRKGPRKTVANKKK; the protein is encoded by the coding sequence ATGGCACGTATTGCTGGTGTAGACATTCCACGTGACAAACGTGTTGTCATTTCATTAACATACATCTACGGTATTGGTAAAAATACTGCAGCGAAAATCTTATCTGAAGCTGGTGTATCTGAGGATACTCGCGTTCGCGATCTTACTGACGACGAACTAGGAAAGATTCGTGATATCGTTGATAAATTAAAAGTAGAAGGTGATCTTCGTCGTGAAGTATCACTAAACATCAAACGTCTTATGGAAATCGGTTCATACCGCGGTCTTCGTCACCGTCGTGGACTACCTGTTCGTGGACAACATACGAAGAACAATGCTCGTACACGTAAAGGTCCTCGTAAGACTGTAGCTAACAAGAAAAAATAA
- the rpmJ gene encoding 50S ribosomal protein L36, whose product MKVRPSVKPICEKCKVIRRKGKVMVICENPKHKQKQG is encoded by the coding sequence ATGAAAGTTAGACCATCTGTTAAACCAATCTGCGAAAAATGTAAAGTTATTCGTAGAAAAGGTAAAGTCATGGTTATCTGTGAAAACCCTAAACACAAACAAAAACAAGGCTAA
- the infA gene encoding translation initiation factor IF-1, translating to MAKDDVIEVEGKVAETLPNAMFKVELENGHTVLAHVSGKIRMHFIRILPGDKVTVELSPYDLTRGRITYRYK from the coding sequence ATGGCTAAGGATGATGTAATTGAAGTTGAAGGTAAGGTCGCCGAGACTTTGCCCAATGCGATGTTTAAGGTAGAATTAGAAAATGGTCATACAGTACTGGCACATGTTTCAGGAAAGATCCGTATGCATTTCATTCGTATCCTACCTGGTGACAAGGTAACAGTGGAATTATCACCGTATGACTTAACTCGTGGTAGAATCACTTATCGTTATAAATAA
- a CDS encoding KOW domain-containing RNA-binding protein, protein MIESESTVPRVGQIVQTLKGREAGSYSVVIQQLDERFVLIADGDRRKFDRAKRKNIAHLHLCDYVSPEVQNSMIESGRVTNGKLRYAVSKFVNEVLNDEKKGDMFDG, encoded by the coding sequence TTGATCGAGTCAGAATCAACGGTTCCGAGGGTAGGCCAGATTGTTCAAACCCTTAAAGGGAGAGAGGCTGGAAGCTACTCGGTCGTTATTCAGCAGTTGGATGAACGTTTTGTACTGATAGCAGATGGGGATAGACGAAAGTTCGATCGCGCCAAGCGCAAGAACATCGCTCATCTTCACTTGTGTGACTATGTTTCTCCAGAAGTTCAAAACAGTATGATAGAATCAGGCAGAGTAACGAACGGTAAACTGCGTTATGCTGTTTCAAAGTTTGTTAACGAAGTATTAAATGATGAGAAGAAGGGAGACATGTTCGATGGCTAA